Proteins encoded in a region of the Bubalus bubalis isolate 160015118507 breed Murrah chromosome 9, NDDB_SH_1, whole genome shotgun sequence genome:
- the CCDC124 gene encoding coiled-coil domain-containing protein 124 — translation MPKKFQGENTKSAAARARRAEAKAAADAKKQKELEDAYWRDEDKHVMRKEQRKEEKEKRRLEQLERKKETQRLLEEEDSKLKGGKAPRVAASSKVTRAQIEETLRRDHQHKESPDPAEKAKSHLEVPLEENVNRRVLEEGSVEARTIEDAIAVLSVTEEAVDRHPERRMRAAFTAFEEAQLPRLKQENPNMRLSQLKQMLKKEWLRSPDNPMNQRAVPFNTPK, via the exons ATGCCCAAGAAGTTCCAGGGCGAGAACACCAAGTCGGCAGCGGCCCGGGCGCGGAGGGCTGAGGCCAAGGCGGCGGCGGATGCCAAGAAGCAGAAGGAGCTGGAAGATGCGTACTGGAGGGACGAGGACAAACACGTCATGAGGAAGGAGCAGCGCAAG gaggagaaggagaagcgGCGCCTAGAGCAGCTGGAGCGCAAGAAGGAGACGCAACGGCTGCTGGAGGAGGAAGACTCAAAGCTCAAGGGTGGCAAGGCCCCCCGGGTGGCCGCCTCCAGCAAGGTCACCCGCGCCCAGATTGAGGAGACTCTCCGCCGAGACCATCAGCACAAGGAAAGCCCTGACCCAG CCGAGAAAGCCAAAAGCCACTTGGAGGTGCCGTTGGAGGAGAACGTGAACCGCCGCGTGCTGGAGGAGGGCAGCGTGGAGGCTCGCACCATCGAGGACGCCATCGCTGTGCTCAG CGTGACGGAGGAGGCGGTGGACAGACACCCGGAGCGCCGCATGCGGGCGGCCTTCACTGCCTTTGAGGAGGCGCAGCTGCCGCGGCTTAAGCAAGAAAATCCCAATATGCGGCTGTCGCAGCTGAAGCAGATGCTCAAAAAGGAGTGGCTGCGTTCACCGGATAACCCCATGAACCAGCGGGCGGTGCCCTTCAACACCCCCAAGTGA